In Saccharolobus solfataricus, a genomic segment contains:
- a CDS encoding HypC/HybG/HupF family hydrogenase formation chaperone — protein sequence MCISLPAKVVQINGIVAFVDYGNGLVEPVINNVDDVKEGDYVVVSYGMIVSKISNEEYIEMLNYEKEMRSLLENSLSSAFSK from the coding sequence ATGTGTATAAGTTTACCTGCAAAAGTTGTTCAAATTAATGGAATAGTAGCCTTCGTAGATTACGGTAATGGATTGGTCGAACCTGTTATAAATAATGTTGATGATGTCAAAGAAGGGGACTACGTTGTTGTGAGTTACGGTATGATAGTGAGTAAGATTTCTAATGAAGAATACATCGAAATGTTAAATTACGAAAAGGAAATGAGAAGTTTACTTGAAAATTCATTATCTTCTGCCTTTTCTAAATAG
- a CDS encoding ISH3-like element ISC1439A family transposase: MQTIQVSKTELKSLAITLATNNINVISQDLDPEIVKAAPSLLTGNRGKYYLKVVRRGEKVISKGQRTFKFYPIYREVKGEINVVAVDETGLTVGEKEQEKAEGFLLYNWKRKGVKMRSLDLVYPLRLPLLVEVADLRSDSPSQFLLRSVREVSQYMEIDYVVADAGFLNLGVIKEMPVKTIVRGKSNLKGFKELSNVPLVEKRYEVKDKVYVAYRVLEFEGLYYYDVVYVKGKPRHFMFVTNFEGDPYELAELYRLRWQVEEGFKVRKARIRYVRKLSNKIFLFLYYTVLDSAWNLVNHLLFNFKSTCKKVLSFDSFVKLL; the protein is encoded by the coding sequence ATGCAAACCATACAAGTATCCAAAACGGAGCTGAAGTCCCTCGCTATAACTTTAGCAACAAACAATATTAACGTTATCTCTCAAGATCTAGACCCGGAAATAGTGAAAGCAGCACCATCCTTGCTAACCGGAAACAGAGGAAAATACTACTTGAAGGTAGTAAGACGAGGCGAGAAAGTAATTAGTAAAGGTCAGAGAACCTTCAAGTTCTACCCAATCTACAGAGAAGTAAAGGGAGAGATCAACGTAGTCGCTGTAGATGAGACCGGATTAACCGTGGGAGAAAAGGAACAAGAAAAAGCAGAGGGCTTTCTACTCTACAACTGGAAGAGAAAAGGAGTAAAGATGAGATCCTTGGACCTCGTATATCCCTTAAGGTTACCCCTCCTAGTGGAGGTAGCAGATTTGAGAAGCGACAGTCCATCACAGTTCCTACTCAGGAGCGTGAGGGAAGTAAGCCAATACATGGAAATAGATTACGTTGTAGCTGACGCCGGATTCTTGAACCTAGGGGTCATCAAGGAAATGCCCGTGAAGACCATTGTGAGAGGAAAGTCGAACTTGAAGGGATTCAAGGAACTATCTAACGTTCCATTAGTTGAGAAGAGATACGAGGTTAAGGACAAGGTTTACGTTGCGTATAGGGTCTTGGAATTTGAAGGGCTTTATTATTACGATGTGGTTTACGTTAAGGGAAAGCCGAGGCACTTCATGTTCGTAACGAACTTCGAGGGAGATCCCTATGAACTGGCTGAACTCTATAGGTTGAGGTGGCAGGTTGAGGAGGGTTTTAAGGTTAGGAAGGCAAGGATAAGGTATGTTAGGAAGTTGAGTAATAAGATCTTCTTGTTCCTCTATTATACGGTTCTGGATTCTGCGTGGAATCTAGTGAATCATCTTCTCTTTAACTTCAAGTCCACGTGTAAGAAGGTTTTGTCCTTCGATTCATTCGTCAAGCTTCTCTAA